A part of Mustela erminea isolate mMusErm1 chromosome 9, mMusErm1.Pri, whole genome shotgun sequence genomic DNA contains:
- the LOC116600162 gene encoding olfactory receptor 5M3, protein MLNFTDVTEFILLGLTSRQEWQVLFFIIFLMVYVVTIVGNIGMIMLIKVSPQLNSPMYFFLSHLSFVDVWFSSNVTPKMLENLLSDKKTISYAGCLVQCFFFIALVHVEVFILAVMAFDRYMAIGKPLLYGSKMSRAVCMRLISFPYIYGFLTSLAATLWTYGLSFCGNIEINHFYCADPPLIKMACAGTFVKEYTMIILAGINFTYSLTVVTISYLFILIAILRMHSVEGRQKAFSTCGSHLTAVIIFYGTLIFMYLRRPTEESVEQGKMVAVFYTTVIPMLNPMIYSLRNKDVKEAMKKVISRTCLTK, encoded by the coding sequence ATGCTCAATTTCACCGATGTGACAGAGTTTATTCTTTTGGGACTAACCAGTCGTCAGGAATGGCAAGTCCTcttcttcatcatttttcttATGGTCTATGTTGTCACCATAGTGGGCAATATTGGCATGATCATGTTAATTAAGGTCAGTCCACAGCTTAATAgccccatgtactttttcctcagTCATTTGTCATTTGTGGATGTCTGGTTTTCTTCCAATGTGACCCCCAAAATGTTGGAAAATCTGTTATCAGACAAAAAAACTATTTCTTATGCTGGTTGTTTGGTACAGTGTTTCTTCTTCATTGCCCTCGTCCATGTAGAAGTTTTTATTCTTGCTGTGATGGCTTTTGATAGGTACATGGCAATTGGGAAACCTCTGCTGTATGGCAGCAAAATGTCTAGAGCTGTCTGTATGCGACTGATTTCTTTCCCTTACATATATGGCTTTCTGACTAGTCTGGCCGCAACCCTGTGGACATATGGCTTGTCCTTTTGTGGGAATATTGAGATCAACCACTTCTACTGTGCAGACCCACCTCTCATCAAAATGGCGTGCGCAGGGACTTTTGTAAAAGAATACACAATGATCATACTTGCAGGCATTAATTTCACATATTCTCTGACTGTGGTGACCATTTCATATCTGTTCATTCTCATTGCCATTCTACGGATGCACTCAGTGGAAGGGAGGCAGAAGGCCTTTTCCACCTGTGGCTCCCACTTGACAGCGGTCATCATATTTTATGGGACTCTCATATTCATGTATCTCAGACGTCCTACAGAGGAATCTGTGGAGCAGGGGAAAATGGTGGCTGTGTTTTACACCACAGTGATCCCCATGCTGAATCCCATGATCTACAGTCTGAGGAATAAAGATGTGAAAGAAGCCATGAAAAAAGTTATCAGCAGAACatgtttaacaaaataa
- the LOC116600186 gene encoding olfactory receptor 5M3-like translates to MLNFTDVTEFILLGLTSRQEWQVLFFIIFLMVYVVTVVGNIGMIILIKVSPQLNSPMYFFLSHLSFVDVWFSSNVTPKMLENLLSETKTISYAGCLVQCFFFIALVHVEIFILAVMAFDRYMAIGKPLLYGSKMSRAVCMRLISFPYVYGFLTSLAATLWTYGMSFCGNIEINHFYCADPPLIKMACAGTLVKEYTMTILGGINVTYSLAVVIISYLFILIAILRMHSAEGRRKAFSTCGSHLTAVIIFYGTLIFMYLRSPTEESVEQGKMVAVFYTTVIPMLNPMIYSLRNKGVKEAMNKVIRRTCLTK, encoded by the coding sequence ATGCTCAATTTCACCGATGTGACAGAATTTATTCTTTTGGGACTAACCAGTCGTCAGGAATGGCAAGTCCTcttcttcatcatttttcttATGGTCTATGTGGTCACCGTGGTAGGCAATATTGGCATGATCATATTAATTAAGGTCAGTCCACAGCTTAATAgccccatgtactttttcctcagTCATTTGTCATTTGTGGATGTCTGGTTTTCTTCCAATGTGACCCCCAAAATGTTGGAAAATCTGTTATCAGAAACAAAAACTATTTCTTATGCCGGTTGTTTGGTACAGTGTTTCTTCTTCATTGCCCTCGTCCATGTAGAAATTTTTATTCTTGCTGTGATGGCCTTTGATAGGTACATGGCAATTGGGAAACCTCTGCTGTATGGCAGCAAAATGTCTAGAGCTGTCTGTATGCGACTGATTTCTTTCCCTTATGTGTATGGTTTTTTGACTAGTCTGGCTGCAACCCTGTGGACATATGGCATGTCCTTTTGTGGGAATATTGAGATCAACCACTTCTACTGTGCAGACCCACCTCTCATCAAAATGGCATGTGCTGGGACTCTAGTAAAAGAATATACGATGACCATTCTTGGAGGCATCAATGTGACATATTCTCTggctgtggtgatcatttcatatcTGTTCATTCTCATTGCCATTCTACGGATGCACTCAGCGGAAGGGAGGCGGAAGGCCTTTTCCACCTGTGGCTCCCACTTGACAGCGGTCATCATATTTTATGGGACTCTCATATTCATGTATCTCAGGAGCCCCACAGAGGAGTCTGTGGAGCAGGGGAAAATGGTGGCTGTGTTTTACACCACAGTGATCCCCATGCTGAATCCCATGATCTACAGTCTGAGGAACAAGGGTGTGAAAGAAGCCATGAACAAAGTGATCAGGAGAACatgtttaacaaaataa